A region of uncultured Desulfobacter sp. DNA encodes the following proteins:
- a CDS encoding bifunctional riboflavin kinase/FAD synthetase: protein MELIEDLNQIKAPFHNAVVTIGNFDGVHKGHQALLHQVIEKGTQTGGTCIAMTFEPHPLRALGLSSPPLITRRDQKIELIEASGIDVLLCLPFNKAFAQISAREFIEDILLKKIGMKTIIIGPDYTFGKNRTGNIALLKTKGEELGYETIVSDWIRDVETDKERISSTRIRRLVMDGHVDRAKHYLGRFYQIRGKVIGGRKRGGSQLGFPTANIKLHDELCPKFGVYAVKVETIHGKFNGVANIGFSPTFGDQIFTIEVHILDFKEDIYNSRIRVNMVKRLRDEIKFSSIGQLSDQIRKDIEKAKEILK, encoded by the coding sequence ATGGAATTAATCGAAGATTTGAATCAGATTAAGGCCCCCTTTCACAACGCCGTTGTTACCATTGGTAATTTTGACGGTGTGCACAAAGGTCACCAGGCACTGTTGCACCAGGTGATTGAAAAGGGGACCCAAACTGGCGGCACCTGCATCGCCATGACATTTGAACCGCACCCGCTAAGAGCCCTGGGCCTTTCCAGCCCCCCTTTAATCACCCGGCGGGACCAGAAAATCGAACTGATAGAAGCCTCGGGCATTGACGTACTGCTCTGTCTGCCCTTCAATAAAGCCTTTGCACAGATATCAGCCCGGGAATTCATTGAAGATATTCTTCTGAAAAAGATCGGCATGAAAACCATTATTATCGGTCCTGACTATACCTTCGGGAAAAACAGGACCGGCAATATCGCACTGCTCAAGACAAAAGGTGAAGAACTTGGGTATGAAACCATTGTATCTGACTGGATACGGGATGTTGAAACCGACAAGGAGCGCATTTCCAGCACAAGAATCAGAAGGCTTGTGATGGACGGCCACGTAGACCGGGCAAAGCATTATCTTGGACGTTTTTACCAGATCAGGGGCAAAGTCATAGGAGGTCGCAAGCGTGGCGGCAGCCAGCTTGGATTCCCCACGGCCAATATAAAACTTCATGATGAACTATGCCCCAAGTTCGGGGTTTATGCCGTAAAGGTGGAGACCATCCATGGCAAATTCAATGGTGTTGCCAATATTGGTTTTTCCCCGACTTTCGGGGATCAAATATTCACCATTGAAGTTCATATTCTTGATTTTAAAGAAGATATTTATAATTCCAGAATACGCGTGAATATGGTGAAACGACTTCGGGATGAAATTAAATTTTCAAGTATTGGGCAGCTGTCCGACCAGATCCGAAAGGACATTGAAAAAGCAAAGGAAATTTTAAAATAA
- a CDS encoding cytidylate kinase family protein, with product MSVITISRGSYSRGKQVAEKVASELGYECISRDILLEASEEFNIPEIKLIRALHDAPSVLERYTHGMDRYVSYIRKALLQHIRKDNVVYHGLAGHYFLPNLPNVLKIRIISDIEDRVKEEVRRENISEEKARYILKKDDDERRKWGLRLYGIDTWDSKLYDMVIHVKNLSVEDAADLICTTVRKPNFKTTSESEKILDDALLAAKVHAAIVTLSPTIIVTANDGVVNIGDPEASMKTEIIKIAENIEGVKKIIVNAHRQTDDHNAVNPFHKI from the coding sequence ATGTCCGTTATTACCATCTCAAGAGGTTCTTACAGTCGTGGAAAACAAGTTGCTGAAAAGGTAGCCTCAGAACTGGGGTATGAATGTATTTCCCGTGATATTCTGCTGGAAGCATCCGAAGAATTCAACATCCCTGAGATCAAACTGATCAGAGCGCTTCATGATGCGCCGTCCGTTCTTGAAAGATACACCCACGGTATGGACCGCTATGTAAGTTATATCCGGAAAGCACTTCTGCAGCATATCCGCAAAGACAATGTAGTTTATCACGGTCTGGCGGGTCATTATTTTTTGCCGAATCTTCCCAATGTCCTGAAAATCAGGATCATATCGGATATAGAAGACCGTGTGAAAGAAGAAGTCAGGCGGGAAAACATTTCCGAAGAAAAAGCACGTTATATTTTAAAAAAAGATGATGATGAGCGAAGGAAATGGGGCCTGAGGTTATACGGAATTGATACTTGGGACAGTAAACTTTATGATATGGTCATCCATGTAAAAAACCTCTCAGTTGAGGATGCCGCAGACCTGATCTGCACGACGGTTCGAAAACCCAACTTTAAAACCACATCTGAATCGGAAAAAATTCTTGATGATGCCCTTCTTGCAGCGAAAGTTCATGCGGCTATTGTAACATTAAGCCCGACAATCATTGTCACAGCAAATGACGGCGTCGTAAATATCGGCGACCCGGAAGCTTCCATGAAAACTGAAATAATAAAGATCGCTGAAAATATCGAAGGGGTTAAAAAGATTATTGTGAATGCTCATAGACAAACAGACGACCATAATGCCGTTAATCCATTCCACAAGATATAA